One genomic segment of Ipomoea triloba cultivar NCNSP0323 chromosome 9, ASM357664v1 includes these proteins:
- the LOC116029671 gene encoding uncharacterized protein LOC116029671 — METPSPVRKSKRKQPSAEQTIPQETTGSKKRKKNIQAQQPESQPDVSAVAPLEMITPQFMSDEYAARWDSINQRILLSERYLDVEKFKSQCQLMPVFDKLNLVKSVTTQMSYPPIAIKEFYANLMKSIKEAGSQLYGRVWLRGNEYNFDTRTINLYLGIDASNIEDPIIGANTITKVINGGTYSYWPAETNMLPAKSLTTKKLQLKESKVKLPFPCTIYGVLRTQGFKPEQNEPMESPKVRMIDARLKQGTHVLDIFPEHASSSAPALNLDAPFTSKLTAQHLDRSIKDLNTIIQILVEKRTVERSCN; from the exons ATGGAAACCCCATCACCTGTCCGAAAATCTAAGAGAAAGCAACCATCTGCTGAACAAACTATCCCTCAGGAAACCACTGGAAGcaaaaagaggaagaagaacatTCAAGCTCAACAGCCTGAAAGCCAGCCTGATGTATCTGCAGTTGCACCTCTTGAAATGATCACTCCTCAATTCATGTCTGATGAATATGCAGCAAGATGGGACTCCATAAACCAAAGAATACTCTTGAGTGAAAGATATCTTGATGTTGAAAAGTTCAAATCCCAGTGCCAACTCATGCCAGTATTTGACAAGTTGAATCTTGTCAAGTCTGTGACAACTCAGATGAGCTACCCACCTATTGCTATAAAGGAGTTTTATGCAAACCTAATGAAGAGCATCAAGGAGGCTGGATCACAACTGTATGGGCGTGTCTGGCTGAGAGGAAATGAATACAATTTTGATACCCGCACTATCAACCTATATCTGGGCATTGATGCAAGTAATATTGAGGATCCAATTATAGGGGCAAATACCATCACAAAGGTCATTAATGGAGGAACTTATAGCTATTGGCCTGCTGAAACCAACATGCTGCCTGCCAAATCACTGACAACGAA AAAACTACAGTTAAAGGAAAGCAAAGTGAAGCTACCTTTTCCCTGCACAATTTATGGAGTACTGCGCACACAAGGATTCAAACCTGAGCAGAATGAACCTATGGAATCCCCTAAAGTTAGAATGATAGATGCCCGACTCAAACAAGGAACTCATGTGCTTGACATCTTTCCAGAACATGCAAGTAGCTCAGCTCCAGCCTTGAACCTAGATGCCCCTTTCACCAGCAAACTCACAGCCCAGCACCTTGACAGAAGCATCAAAGATCTCAACACAATCATACAAATACTTGTTGAAAAGAGAACAGTTGAGAGATCATGCAATTGA